The following coding sequences are from one Candidatus Borkfalkia ceftriaxoniphila window:
- a CDS encoding ABC transporter substrate-binding protein yields MKKLSALLLSALLLLGAFAAFTGCGGGNDNPPDTTTDKIDYNGTININLPIKDYPFEDIALKAVAEAYMDKHPETDVKVEGQTSSTYKDWLDSQFAGGSSVTDADIVQTLLISNAYLTTKMVDYSSYLVKPNPYNQNKSWKDTMEEEAYPLSTDRSGIYTLNFTTNMSFFFYNKTLWKQAGLTNADGTDKAPKTWDELLEFCAQIESNTQDKVPFAVGGATYTTGAMSWLLNIYGDQYYRGIADDIHAVAGDYCYDPDIDADWTLDITDKNNDSPSNYTANMLRFYAALMDNQITPKDAKYQAMITNLKKLIPVYCQDNFISNNYYQAEELFWGGNAAMVYNTTDFFNTYKQIFAQRPDAEKFEIGFFPAPPMTGTGDAKPDADTVRSVGGAVGWYGVVKKDKKQNDLVMDFMMFWGSKEGQDIYNQSLKEQGAYISGNSLVKDVDTPAEIYPAKEYEFPGLCHNNPVGQFFGNLASMNGSSYQMFEALCKNVFNGDITVARFGEQLTKAFQNDIPTYFTQMGWKSDAYLTPEKDPRL; encoded by the coding sequence ATGAAAAAACTTTCGGCACTACTGCTCTCCGCTTTGCTGCTTTTGGGCGCCTTTGCGGCGTTTACGGGCTGCGGCGGCGGAAACGATAACCCGCCCGACACTACGACGGACAAGATCGACTATAACGGTACGATCAATATCAATCTGCCCATCAAGGACTATCCCTTTGAGGATATCGCCTTAAAGGCTGTCGCGGAAGCATACATGGATAAGCACCCCGAAACGGACGTAAAAGTCGAGGGGCAGACTTCTTCCACCTATAAGGACTGGCTGGATTCGCAGTTTGCGGGCGGCTCGTCGGTGACGGACGCGGACATCGTGCAGACGCTTTTGATCAGCAACGCTTATCTCACGACGAAGATGGTGGATTACAGTTCCTATCTCGTCAAGCCCAATCCTTATAATCAGAACAAGAGTTGGAAAGACACGATGGAAGAGGAAGCGTATCCGCTTTCCACCGACCGTTCGGGCATCTACACGCTCAACTTTACCACGAACATGAGCTTTTTCTTCTACAACAAGACGCTGTGGAAGCAGGCGGGCCTGACCAACGCGGACGGTACGGACAAAGCCCCGAAAACGTGGGACGAACTGCTCGAATTCTGCGCGCAGATCGAGAGCAACACGCAGGATAAAGTTCCCTTTGCGGTGGGCGGCGCCACGTATACCACGGGCGCGATGAGTTGGCTTTTGAACATTTACGGCGACCAGTATTACCGCGGCATTGCCGACGACATCCACGCGGTTGCGGGCGATTACTGTTACGATCCCGATATCGACGCGGACTGGACGCTGGACATTACAGACAAGAACAACGATTCTCCCTCCAATTACACGGCGAATATGCTCCGTTTTTATGCAGCGCTGATGGACAACCAGATCACGCCCAAGGACGCCAAGTATCAGGCGATGATCACCAATCTCAAAAAACTCATTCCCGTGTACTGTCAGGATAATTTTATTTCCAACAACTATTATCAGGCGGAGGAACTGTTCTGGGGCGGCAACGCCGCGATGGTCTACAACACCACGGACTTTTTCAACACCTATAAACAGATATTCGCCCAGCGCCCCGACGCGGAAAAATTCGAGATCGGTTTCTTCCCCGCGCCTCCCATGACGGGAACGGGGGACGCGAAACCCGATGCGGATACCGTGCGCTCGGTCGGCGGTGCGGTCGGCTGGTACGGCGTCGTCAAAAAGGACAAAAAACAGAACGATCTGGTCATGGACTTCATGATGTTCTGGGGCTCGAAAGAGGGACAGGACATTTACAATCAGAGCCTCAAAGAGCAGGGCGCGTATATCAGCGGCAACTCTCTCGTGAAAGACGTGGATACGCCCGCGGAAATTTATCCCGCAAAGGAATACGAATTCCCCGGACTTTGCCACAACAATCCCGTGGGGCAGTTCTTCGGAAACCTCGCGAGCATGAACGGCTCTTCCTATCAGATGTTCGAAGCGCTGTGCAAAAACGTATTCAACGGCGACATCACCGTGGCGAGATTCGGAGAACAACTCACCAAGGCTTTCCAGAACGATATTCCCACCTACTTCACGCAGATGGGTTGGAAATCGGATGCTTATCTGACGCCCGAAAAGGATCCCAGACTGTAA
- a CDS encoding AraC family transcriptional regulator — protein MDEKIREIGVAQFNPYVRYVNRLEGSVHENHIVPWRILYDFEVIFVTKGALKVLKDDSEYTIGEGCLHIMPPFVRHTRIVPERVATTYYGVHLDFMFDESSPDFSAWEVYKQPCERKLNTVPIRPDLAARKSYKPAIMELVESYPVRNKPRFVELFNKLYETFQDKSVGGRFCTKAYMILIIAEFLDDLKNQDAENASGADYVSQFIDYTMNHYSEEIDLNKVVRDYGISPSRFRAIFKHQMNRAPLEYIIDYRMEQAKKLFLTGKYNISEVGYMVGYDDMHYFSRLFKQKVGCSPTAFIKNLQHTS, from the coding sequence ATGGATGAAAAGATCCGTGAGATCGGCGTGGCGCAGTTCAATCCCTACGTCCGTTACGTAAATCGGCTGGAAGGCTCCGTCCACGAAAATCACATCGTGCCCTGGCGCATTCTGTACGATTTCGAAGTGATATTCGTCACTAAGGGCGCGTTGAAAGTTTTGAAGGATGATTCCGAATACACGATCGGAGAGGGGTGCCTTCATATCATGCCGCCGTTCGTGCGGCACACGCGCATCGTGCCCGAACGTGTGGCGACGACCTATTACGGCGTGCATCTCGATTTTATGTTCGACGAGAGCAGCCCCGATTTTTCCGCGTGGGAAGTTTATAAACAGCCGTGCGAGCGCAAACTCAATACCGTTCCGATCCGCCCCGACCTCGCGGCGAGAAAGAGTTATAAACCGGCCATCATGGAACTCGTCGAGAGTTATCCCGTCCGCAACAAACCCAGATTCGTGGAACTTTTCAACAAACTTTACGAAACTTTTCAGGATAAATCGGTGGGCGGCCGCTTTTGCACCAAAGCGTATATGATCCTCATTATCGCCGAATTTCTGGACGATCTGAAAAATCAAGATGCGGAAAATGCAAGTGGCGCCGATTACGTTTCGCAGTTCATCGATTATACCATGAATCATTATTCCGAAGAGATCGACCTCAACAAGGTAGTGCGCGATTACGGTATTTCGCCCAGCCGCTTCCGCGCTATTTTCAAACATCAGATGAACCGCGCGCCGCTGGAATATATCATTGATTATCGCATGGAACAGGCGAAAAAGTTGTTCCTGACGGGAAAATACAATATTTCCGAAGTGGGCTACATGGTCGGGTACGACGATATGCATTATTTTTCCCGCCTATTCAAACAGAAAGTAGGGTGTTCGCCCACTGCTTTTATCAAAAATTTACAGCATACCTCTTGA
- a CDS encoding glycoside hydrolase family 15 protein has product MMDEVFAEFYKKINYPLSVRKEKNAQGAATLCGGSGELTLSAGSYVVYDMGAPSVGGYPTFRVSAFSGEPALHISYSDRFAPFEKEETMEKGDFTRGSCTYLGVELPVMPANPYRFEDYSVRRTGQFVYPLIQGQERFVCISVPEGSAGQVSLSEFAIVDDSAPVLPVGYFQSDREDLNRLWLASARTLRLASVQANQWEDVRGKLCLRKLTKWQNAALAREFDLGEMRLCCDFQISRNPEYPTGIGILFFAQTPREGALLEITEKGEVSLWQTGKDDRVLLAASRVAPLTDNVSYHLEIDAAASGAAVFLEGTEILRFDAPLQTGGSFGFWMDTEWRAVCEALSVFVKGEPVYEWQGGTEDFDIRRSGFFISDGAKRDRLPWSGDLDWAFDCGWYSFGERMDALNTLQILAVHQSPEGYIFGTCYPENTVPPNNGEYGDYQSDMFAAWYVVSALTYYELSADMRVKGLFGTLRRCMDYLWRYVDKEDGLFEQRFETSKGLWDHYLGDTGKNTYTNLMILDAFERLAPFAEFCGETAYAKTCRDRAKIMREGIFTHLYDSVQGGFVKRKDWRELCDMSNPYAMGKRMVSRAQAKQIAAQAEKITHAYGKIAVLMIRGLYDYGYPEKAEEMLCGKLPLYLDGHFYSNVDWMSVVNNPDLPETVYECMHNPPCDFGDNLNWGDLSHPDSGICGVLSSRIAGVMPLKAGFTEVLVKPHLGNCRFVRCRVPTLYGNLDLEISIDEGRTLVTVDAPEEIKIWTDFSELAQPVHTEIRCTGTVIKNKEVI; this is encoded by the coding sequence ATGATGGATGAAGTTTTTGCCGAGTTTTACAAGAAGATAAATTATCCGCTTTCGGTCCGCAAAGAGAAAAACGCGCAGGGCGCCGCGACGCTGTGCGGCGGCAGCGGAGAACTCACGCTATCAGCCGGCAGTTATGTCGTATACGATATGGGCGCGCCGTCAGTGGGCGGGTATCCGACTTTCCGCGTCAGCGCCTTTTCGGGCGAACCTGCGCTGCATATTTCCTATTCCGACCGCTTCGCGCCGTTTGAAAAGGAAGAAACGATGGAAAAGGGAGATTTCACGCGCGGCAGTTGCACCTATTTGGGGGTAGAACTTCCCGTCATGCCCGCCAATCCCTATCGTTTCGAAGACTATTCCGTGCGCCGCACGGGACAGTTCGTCTATCCCCTCATTCAGGGGCAGGAGCGGTTCGTGTGCATTTCCGTGCCCGAAGGCTCGGCGGGGCAGGTGAGCCTTTCCGAGTTTGCCATCGTCGACGATTCCGCCCCCGTTCTTCCCGTCGGGTATTTTCAAAGCGATCGGGAAGATCTGAACAGGCTCTGGCTCGCCAGCGCGCGCACGCTGCGGCTCGCGAGCGTGCAGGCGAATCAGTGGGAGGACGTACGGGGTAAATTATGCCTTCGCAAACTGACCAAATGGCAGAACGCAGCGCTCGCCCGAGAATTCGATCTCGGCGAAATGCGCCTTTGCTGCGATTTTCAGATTTCGCGCAATCCCGAATACCCGACGGGTATCGGTATCCTCTTTTTTGCACAAACTCCGAGAGAAGGCGCCCTTCTCGAAATCACCGAAAAAGGCGAGGTTTCGCTCTGGCAGACGGGGAAAGACGATCGCGTCCTCCTCGCCGCTTCGCGCGTTGCGCCTCTTACCGATAACGTTTCCTATCATTTGGAGATCGACGCCGCCGCGTCTGGCGCGGCTGTGTTTTTAGAAGGAACAGAGATCCTGCGTTTCGATGCCCCCCTGCAAACGGGCGGCAGTTTCGGATTCTGGATGGATACGGAATGGCGCGCCGTCTGCGAGGCTTTGTCCGTCTTTGTAAAAGGCGAACCAGTCTACGAATGGCAGGGCGGAACGGAAGATTTCGATATCCGCCGCAGCGGCTTTTTCATTTCGGACGGCGCCAAGCGCGACCGCCTGCCCTGGTCGGGAGATCTGGACTGGGCGTTCGACTGCGGCTGGTATTCGTTCGGGGAGCGCATGGACGCGCTCAACACCTTGCAGATCTTAGCGGTGCACCAGTCGCCCGAAGGCTACATATTCGGCACCTGCTATCCAGAAAATACCGTTCCCCCGAACAACGGCGAATACGGCGATTATCAGTCGGATATGTTTGCCGCATGGTACGTCGTTTCCGCCCTCACGTACTACGAACTGAGCGCCGATATGCGCGTAAAAGGACTGTTCGGTACGCTGCGCCGCTGCATGGATTATCTGTGGCGCTACGTCGATAAGGAAGACGGTCTTTTCGAACAGCGCTTTGAAACGAGCAAGGGGCTATGGGACCACTATCTGGGGGATACCGGCAAGAACACATATACGAATCTTATGATTCTGGACGCTTTTGAGCGTTTGGCTCCGTTTGCGGAATTCTGCGGCGAAACGGCGTACGCAAAAACGTGCCGCGACCGCGCGAAAATCATGCGGGAGGGGATATTCACCCATCTGTACGACAGTGTGCAGGGCGGCTTCGTCAAGAGAAAGGACTGGCGCGAACTGTGCGATATGTCCAATCCCTACGCGATGGGAAAGCGCATGGTCAGCCGCGCGCAGGCAAAACAGATCGCCGCGCAGGCGGAAAAAATCACGCACGCTTACGGAAAGATCGCGGTCCTGATGATCCGCGGACTGTACGATTACGGCTATCCCGAAAAGGCGGAAGAAATGCTTTGCGGAAAACTTCCTCTTTATCTGGACGGGCACTTTTACAGCAACGTGGACTGGATGTCGGTGGTGAACAATCCCGATCTTCCCGAAACGGTGTACGAGTGTATGCACAATCCCCCCTGCGATTTCGGGGATAATCTCAACTGGGGCGATCTTTCGCACCCCGACAGCGGGATCTGCGGCGTGTTGTCTTCGCGTATCGCGGGCGTGATGCCCCTGAAAGCGGGCTTTACGGAAGTGCTCGTAAAACCGCACCTCGGGAACTGCCGCTTCGTGCGCTGCCGCGTCCCCACTCTGTACGGCAATCTCGATCTGGAAATTTCCATCGACGAGGGGAGGACGCTCGTCACGGTCGACGCACCCGAAGAAATTAAAATCTGGACGGATTTTTCAGAACTCGCGCAGCCCGTTCACACGGAAATTCGCTGCACGGGCACTGTGATCAAAAATAAGGAGGTCATCTGA